Proteins from a genomic interval of Gemmatimonadales bacterium:
- a CDS encoding YbjQ family protein, protein MNETMTTTTFEIEGHRVVQNLGVVRGVTVRSRSLFGTIGAKIETLWGGHITLLTSLCERARADAFEILLASAQRIGANAVVGVRYDAAEVMPGVTEVLCYGTAVVVEPEGGETY, encoded by the coding sequence ATGAACGAGACGATGACGACGACGACGTTCGAGATCGAGGGGCACCGCGTGGTGCAGAACCTGGGCGTCGTGCGCGGCGTGACGGTGCGGTCGCGCTCGCTCTTCGGCACGATCGGCGCCAAGATAGAGACGCTCTGGGGCGGCCACATCACGCTGCTCACCTCGCTCTGCGAGCGGGCCAGGGCGGATGCGTTCGAGATCCTGCTTGCCAGCGCTCAGCGGATCGGCGCGAACGCAGTGGTCGGCGTCCGGTACGACGCGGCGGAAGTAATGCCGGGCGTCACCGAGGTGCTCTGCTACGGGACGGCGGTCGTGGTCGAGCCGGAGGGCGGCGAGACGTACTGA
- a CDS encoding DUF308 domain-containing protein — translation MAMFTLASAASHWWVLALRGAVAILFGLAALFWPAATLAAVVLVYGAFAFADGILAVVAGARGRWGGLLLAGILGIIVGIIALIWPGITALALVFVIAAWAIVTGIMEIAAAVQLRREITGEWLLALVGVASLAFGILIALFPGAGALSILWVLGIYAIIYGVLQLFLGFRLRNLPSRLAARLG, via the coding sequence ATGGCCATGTTCACACTCGCGTCCGCCGCATCGCATTGGTGGGTCCTCGCCCTGCGCGGCGCCGTCGCCATACTCTTCGGGCTCGCCGCCCTCTTCTGGCCCGCCGCTACCCTCGCCGCCGTCGTGCTCGTCTACGGCGCGTTCGCATTCGCCGACGGGATTCTCGCGGTCGTGGCCGGCGCGCGCGGCCGCTGGGGCGGGCTGCTCCTTGCGGGGATCCTCGGCATCATCGTCGGAATCATCGCGCTCATCTGGCCCGGCATCACGGCGCTGGCACTCGTCTTCGTGATCGCCGCATGGGCGATCGTGACCGGAATCATGGAGATCGCGGCCGCCGTGCAGCTCCGGCGGGAGATCACGGGCGAGTGGCTCCTCGCGCTCGTCGGCGTCGCGTCGCTCGCGTTCGGCATCCTGATCGCGCTTTTCCCCGGCGCGGGCGCGCTCTCGATTCTATGGGTGCTCGGCATCTACGCCATCATCTACGGCGTGCTCCAGCTCTTCCTCGGATTCCGGCTCAGGAACCTTCCGAGCCGGCTCGCGGCCCGGTTGGGCTGA
- a CDS encoding SDR family oxidoreductase, translated as MTAEPAHNPAAERPDLTGQVAVVTGGGRGLGRAFATALAAAGAAVAVAARSAAELEATVSDIERAGGRALAHATDVTDASAVAALMDRVEASFGPITLLVNNAGAPSPLGPLAENEADAWWRCVEVNLRGPMLCMREVLPRMIARRRGRIVNIASGAGTRGLPYFSAYATSKAALIRLTEIAAVENAPHGVAVFAIEPGTVRTAMAEHVLESPDGRRWMPWFREIFESGRDVTPERAAELVVFLASGQGDALAGRLVSRADDPAALARSAEDIVRRDLLVLRLRGLEQGGCA; from the coding sequence GTGACGGCCGAGCCGGCGCACAATCCGGCGGCCGAACGGCCCGATCTTACCGGCCAGGTGGCCGTCGTGACCGGCGGCGGCCGGGGTCTCGGGCGCGCGTTCGCAACGGCGCTCGCCGCGGCCGGCGCCGCGGTGGCGGTTGCCGCGCGCTCGGCGGCCGAGCTCGAGGCCACCGTATCGGACATCGAGCGCGCCGGAGGGCGGGCGCTCGCGCACGCGACGGACGTCACCGACGCCAGCGCGGTCGCAGCGCTGATGGACCGCGTCGAGGCGAGCTTCGGGCCCATCACGCTGCTGGTGAACAACGCCGGCGCGCCATCGCCGCTGGGCCCGCTCGCGGAGAACGAGGCGGACGCCTGGTGGCGCTGCGTCGAAGTGAATCTTCGCGGGCCGATGCTCTGCATGCGGGAGGTGCTGCCGCGGATGATCGCCCGCCGGCGCGGGCGCATCGTCAACATCGCGAGCGGGGCCGGCACGCGCGGACTGCCGTACTTCTCGGCCTACGCGACGAGCAAGGCGGCGCTCATCCGGCTCACCGAGATCGCTGCCGTCGAGAACGCCCCCCATGGTGTCGCGGTGTTCGCGATCGAGCCCGGCACCGTGCGCACGGCCATGGCCGAGCACGTCCTCGAGTCGCCCGATGGGCGGCGGTGGATGCCGTGGTTCCGCGAGATTTTCGAGTCTGGTCGCGACGTGACGCCCGAGCGCGCGGCCGAGCTGGTGGTGTTCCTTGCGTCGGGGCAGGGCGACGCACTCGCCGGCCGGCTGGTGAGCCGGGCTGACGACCCCGCCGCGCTGGCCCGCTCGGCGGAGGACATTGTACGCCGGGATCTGTTGGTGCTGCGCCTGCGCGGACTCGAGCAGGGGGGCTGTGCGTGA
- a CDS encoding FRG domain-containing protein: MAIAEIVVDSLGELIDQVTPSAPSPATGRRRDTGVYRGAADADWPLFTSLDLLGGVHPPHGKANLEEHILRNFIRYSRPYLATSPANEWELLVQAQHHGLPTRLLDWTYSPLVAAHFATRGDAGNDAAVWRLDWQQVHARFGFPALALLIEDLETIFPGDRPFTPWALFGGMRGPQAFACMIEPPSISARIAAQSATFTICSDKRQSFDCFLEQHGLGGALTKFVVPAREVSRLRDQLDLVGLDERRLFPDLDGVADQLRRYYS; this comes from the coding sequence GTGGCGATCGCGGAAATCGTCGTTGACAGCCTGGGCGAGCTGATCGATCAGGTGACGCCGTCCGCACCGAGCCCGGCGACGGGCCGGCGGCGCGACACCGGCGTCTATCGCGGCGCGGCCGATGCCGACTGGCCGCTCTTCACCAGCCTCGATCTGCTGGGCGGCGTGCATCCGCCGCACGGCAAGGCGAATCTGGAGGAGCATATCCTCCGCAACTTCATCCGCTACTCACGCCCCTACCTCGCCACGTCGCCGGCGAACGAATGGGAGCTGCTGGTCCAGGCGCAGCACCATGGACTGCCGACGCGACTGCTCGACTGGACCTATTCGCCGCTCGTCGCGGCGCACTTCGCGACGCGCGGCGATGCCGGGAACGACGCAGCGGTGTGGCGCCTCGATTGGCAGCAGGTGCACGCGCGGTTCGGATTTCCGGCGCTCGCGCTCCTGATCGAGGATCTGGAAACCATCTTTCCGGGCGACCGGCCGTTCACGCCGTGGGCGCTCTTCGGCGGGATGCGGGGGCCGCAGGCATTCGCCTGCATGATCGAGCCGCCGTCGATCAGCGCGCGGATTGCGGCGCAATCGGCCACCTTCACCATCTGCTCCGACAAGCGGCAGAGCTTCGACTGCTTCCTGGAGCAGCACGGGCTCGGCGGGGCGCTCACCAAGTTCGTGGTGCCGGCGCGGGAGGTGTCGCGGCTCCGCGACCAGCTCGACCTCGTCGGCCTCGACGAGCGCCGACTCTTTCCCGACCTCGACGGCGTCGCCGACCAGCTACGGCGCTACTACTCGTGA